In Streptomyces rapamycinicus NRRL 5491, the genomic stretch GGCCTGGGACTACGGTGTTTTCGAGGGTCCGGCAGAAGGAAATCGCGGCACCGGGGCGTGGCGGCATTGGGGCAAACCGTATTCGGACGACTGTGTGAGGAGCGCCAGTGGAGTCACCCCGCGGTGTTCCTCGCGGTCTACGCCAATGTCGCCGCCCGTCTGGGAGAGCCGGAGCAGGTGACGGCCCGGCAATTCCACCGATGGCGTGAGCCTGATCCACCGGACCCGGGGCCGTCGGGCCAACGCGTGCTGGAGGACATGTTCGGCGCGTCGCTGGAACACCTCGGGTTCCCCCTCCCCCAGCGGCACCGCGGCCCATCGGCATCCGGTGGCGCCGGCTCGGCGTTGCGGTTCGCCGTACTGGGGCCCGTTCGCATCTGGCGTGGCGAACAGGGGCTCCCGGTCCTCAGGCCGCTGGAGCGCGCCGTGCTGTGCGTGCTCCTGCTGCGGGGACGCACCGCCACCGCGAGCGAGCTGGTCGACGGGGTGTGGGGCGAGACCCCGCCACCTCAGGCGATCGCCAGCTTACGCACCCACGCCTTCCGCCTTCGCCGAGCGCTGGGGCCCGGCGTACTGGTGTCGGAGGCAGGTGGGTACGCGCTGCGGATACGGCCCGGGACGCTGGACCTCGCGGTGTGCGAGGACTACGAGGCACGAGCGGAACGTGCCCTGGCGGAAGGGGAGTTGACCGGCGCGCGGCAGCTGCTGCACATGGCGGTGGAGCTGTGGGAGGGGCGGCCGCTGGCCGGAGTTCCCGGCCCGTACGCCGAGGCCCAGCGCGCCCGTCTGGAGCAGTGGCGCCTGTCCCTGCTGGAGGCGCGCCTCGATCTCGACCTGGAACTGGGCCTGCACACCGATGCGGTGTCGGAGCTGACCGCGCTGACCGCGGAGCACCCGCTGCGGGAGCGGTTGCGCACGCTGCTGATGGCGGCGCTCTACCGGAGCGGGCGGCAGGCGGAGGCGCTGGGTGTGTACACCGACACCCGCCGCCTCCTGTCCGAGGAACTCGGCGTGGCGCCCGGCGCGGAACTCGCCCGGCTCCATCAGCGCATCCTGCGCGCGGACCCAGCGCTCGCCGGGCCACGAAGGCTCCCGGCCGGGGCCAAAGCCGCGCCCACGGCCACACCCGCGCCACGTCCGGCACAACTTCCGGCGAAATTGGCCGACTTCACCGGACGCACCACCGTCATGGACACCTTGCGGAAGCGGCTGCGGCTCGCCCAGGGGACGGCGATGACGATCTCCGTGGTGCAGGGGCTCGGCGGGGTGGGCAAGACGGCCCTGGCCGTGTGCGTCGCGCAGACGGTCCGGGAGCGGTTCCCCGACGGGCAGCTGTTCGTCGATCTCATCGGCCACAACGCCCAGCCCGCCGACCCCGCGGCCGTACTGGGCACCTTCCTCCGTGCGCTGGGCACCCTGCCGGCGGAGATCCCGGAGGGGTTGCCCGAGCGGGCGGCGTTGTACCGCTCGGTCCTGGCCGACCGCCGGGTGCTGGTCCTGCTGGACAACGCCCACGACACGGCGCAGGTGCGCCCGCTGCTGCCCGGCTCTCCGAACTGCGCCGCGCTGATCACCAGCCGCACCCCCATGACCGGGCTCGACGGCGCCCGTGTGGTCGACCTCAGCATCATGGACCGGCCCGAGGCGCTGGCCCTGTTCACCCGCATCATCGGCGACGAGCGGGCCGCGGCCGAGCCCCACGCCTGCCGCACGGCCGTCGCTGCCTGCGGCTATCTGCCCCTGGCCATCAGGATCGCCGCCGCCCGGCTGACGACCCGCCCCGCCTGGACCGTGCGCAACCTGACCGACCGCCTGGCCGACGCCCACCGCCGCCTGCACGAACTGCGGGCCGGGGACCTGGCCGTCACGACGAGCTTCGAGTTCGGATACACGCAGTTGGGGCCCTCGCAGGCGCGGGCCTTCCGGCTACTCGCGCTCACCTATGGACCGGACATCTCCCTGGCCGCGGCCACCGCCGTCCTCGGCGTCACCACGCAAGAGGCCGAGCGATTACTGGAGTCACTCGTCGATACCAGCCTGCTGCATTCGCCCGAACCCGGCCGCTACCGCTACCACGACCTCGTTCGCATCTACGCGCGCGACCGCGCCGAGCGGGATGAACCGCCGGCGGGCCGAGCGGCCGCGATGTCGCGCATGCGGGACTTCTACGTGGCCTCGGCGGCGCGCGTGTACGCGATGGGACGACCGGGAGACCGGCTCGTCGACCACCTGATCTCCACAGACCACCCCGGGCAGGCCTTCCCCGACGCCCGCACCGCGCTGGACTGGCTCCTCAGCGAAGCGGACTGCCTCCTCACCTGCGCCCAGCAGGGCGCCAAGTCCCCGGAGCGAGGCGCCGTCCGCCGCGCGGCGGACCTCCTCCTGGTCACCCGGGACCTGGTCGAGTCCGGTACGCACTATCTCCAGTACGAGGCGGCGGCCCGTTCGGTGGGCAATGCCGCCCAAATCGCCGGGGACACGGCCGCGGAGGGCCGGGCCCGTCTGGCGCTGGCGGGGATGTTCCCCGTCACCAGGGGCCAGCAGCAGGCCGACGACGAGGCCCGCCGCGCGGGTTTGCTCGCGACTGCCGCGGGAGACCTGACCGCCGCCTGCCACGCGTTGAACATACGCGGCGTCGTGGCGATCTACCAGCAGCGCTACGACGACGCGGAAGCATACCTCCGCGAGGCACTGAGTGGCTTCCGGGCCGATGACAACCTCGCCTGCGTGGCCGGTGTGTTGTCCAACCTGTCCCGTGTACACGCCGCCACGGGCCGGGCCGACAGCGCCGTCGACCTCGCCACCCGGGGAGTCGGCCTCCGGCGGAGCCTGGGCGGCACCTGGCGCATCGCCAATGGCCAACTCGCCCTGGGAATCGCTCTGCACCGGGCAGGACGGCATGCCGCGGCCGTGAGCGAACTGCTGGAGGCGCTCAGCACCTTCCGCGACAACCGGCAGCGGCTCTGGGAGGGATCCACCCACGCCCGGCTGGCCGAGGTGTACCTCGCGTCGGACCAACCGGCCGAGGCGGCCACACATGCCGAGCAGGCACTGGCGCTCGGCTCCATCGGCAACAAGTGGCGCCGCGGGTCCATCCTGAGCGTGCTGGGCCAGGCATTGGAGCGACTGGGGCAGCCGGACAGGGCCCGCGCGTGCCATCGCAAGGCCGGGATGTCCTGGGTCTGGTGGAGCCCCTGATCGCGTGGCGAGCGGCTCCCGGGCGGCTGAGCCTGCTTTTCGTACCGGCCGGGGCATTCAGCGGCAGGTCGGCATCCTTTCGGGTTGCGGGCCCGTCGGCGGCAGCCGATTTGCGGCTGTGCGGACCGAGGATCGGTTGACTTGGCGCGGGCGGAGGCGAACGCGTCTCCGGAGCACGTCTTGTGAGGGCGGCCACGTTGATCAACAGACGGAACGTACTGCGGGCAGGCACGGCCGGAGCTCTGGGCGCGGAGATGGTGGCTTCGCAGTCACCGCCCGCCGCTGCCACGCCACCACCCGATGTGGCGGAGCGGGTCAGCCGGCGCGACTGGGAGCTGCTGGACCAGGCGCTGTCGTCGCGTTCCACGCTCTACCGGCCGGGGGATTCCGGCTATCCGCCGCTGGCGCTTCCGTTCAACCACCGGTACGCCGGGATCCGGCCGGCCGGAATCGTGGCGTGCGGCACCACCAGGGACGTGAGTACGGTGGTCCGCTGGGCCCGTACGGTGGGGCTGCCCGCCGTACCCCGCTCCGGGCCGGGCCACAACTACGCCGGGTACTCCGCCACCACCGGTCTGCTGCTCAACATGGCCCGTATGAAGAGCATCGACTCCACGCCGGTGCCGGGTCCCCGCTCCCGGACCCGGACATACGGGCGGATCAAGGTCGTTCATGATGCGGGCACCGTCACCGTCGGGGCCGGGGTCACCAACGGCGATCTGCACCCGTTGCTGGAGGACCGCGGCATGTTCGTGCCGACCGGCCGCTGCCCCACCGTCGGGGTGGCCGGGCTGGTGCTCGGCGGCGGGATCGGCTTCAGCGACAAGATGTTCGGCCTGACCTGCGACCGGCTGGTCTCGACGACCGTGGTACTGGCCGACGGCGACGTGGTGGAGGCAAGTCAGAACTCGCACTCCGACCTGTTCTGGGGCTGCCGCGGCGGCGCGGGGAACAACTTCGGCGTCAACACCTCCTTTACGTTCCAGTACGAGCGGTTCCAGGGCGACGTGGGCTTCTACCGGCTGAACTGGAGCCTGGACTCGGCACTCCCGGTGATGGCCGCCGCGCAACGGATCGCCGTGGACACCCTGCACGACAAGCGGTTCCATCTCCGCGTCGGCATGGGCACTCATGGGCACACCAGCGACGAGATCCGCGCCAACGCGGGCGTCAACGCCATCGGCCAGTACTACGGCGACCTGGCGGAGCTGCGCGACATCCTGGCTCCGCTGCTCGCCATCGGCACGGCCGACGAGCGGGCCGCCAACGACGCGTCGGTCCGCGAGGTCACTCCCGGTGAGGCGAGCGTGCTGCTGAGCGCCACGACGCCGGTGCAGCAGTTCGCCGCCAAGTCCGCGGTGCTGACCTCCCGGACGCTCCTGACCGATGACCAGGTCGCGGCCGCCGCCGAGCACCTGCTGGAATGGCCTGGCAGCGACAACGAGGACGGGGCCGGGTTCGCCATGTTCGCCCTCGGTGGCGAGATCAACCAAGTGCCGCCGGACGCGACGGCGTTCGTCCACCGCGACGCCGTGTTCATCCTCGCCGCCGAGACCTCATGGGCGGACTACGACCCGCCCCGCGTCGCCACCGCGAACCTTCACTGGCTCCCCGAGTTCTACCACGCCATTTTCGGCGGTACGCCTCCTCCGCACTCCTACCAGAACTTCCCGGATCCGACCCTGAAGGACTGGCGGCGGGCTTACTACGGTGCGAACTACGACCGGCTGGTCCGGGTGAACCGCACGTACGACCCGACCAACTTCTTCAGCTACCCGCAGGCGATCGGCACCTGACGTCTCACGGGGCTTGACAGCCGATCGGGGCCCTTCATACGTTGCTCATCTTGCCCTTTTCGGGGCGGGGTCGCATGAACCGTGGTGCGGCTGGGACGTCCCGAAGGGTTCCGCGGTGCGCGCATGGCTCCCCGACGCTCGTGGCCACCGGCGCCTGTTCTCCGCGCTGTCCATCGATGCCCTGGGCACCGGCCTCTTCCTGCCGTTCTCCATCCTCTACTTCACCGCGACGACCGACCTGACCCTCGGCGGCGTGGGACTGGCCCTGTCCATCGCGGCGTTGGTGCGCATTCCGGCGACACCGGGTGCCGGGATGTTCTGCGACCGGTTCGGCGCGCGGAACACGGTGGTGGTCTCCAACCTCACCCAGGCGGTCGGGTTCGTCAACTACCTCTTGGTGGACTCCTTCGGCCATCTGCTCATCGCCGCGGTCGTCGTGCAGATTGGCAACTCCGCGTTCTGGGTGGCCTATCCGGCGCTGGTACATGACGTCGCCGAGGGGAAGCGCCAGGAGTCCTGGTTCGCCCTGATCACCTCGCTGCGCCATGCGGGACTCGGCGTCGGCGCTCTCGGCGCGAGTCTCGCTGTCGCGATCGGCGGGTCGACCGGATACACCGCGATCGTCGCCGTCAACGCCCTGTCGTTCGCCGTGGCGGCGGTCCTGACCCGGCTCGACACCTCGGGCAGCACTCACGCCGTTTCCGCCGACACCACACCGGAACACGACGCCCCCTCGGAACCCGCGCCCACGAGCGGCTGGGCGAGCACCCTCCGGGACCGGCCCTTCCTCGGCTTCGTCGTGCTCAACTTCGGCCTCGCCCTGCTCTCGCTCGCCTTCGGCCTCGGCGTTCCCGTCTTCCTGGTCGACACGGTGCACCTGCCGCCGTGGATACCCGGCACCGTCCTCGCGGTCAACGCCGTACTCGGCGCGGCGGGCGCCACACCCGTCGGCGCCGCCATCACGGGGCGCAGCCGAAGCGGCGGCCTCATGGCCTCGCAGGCCATCGTCGGCTGTGCGTTCATGGCGGTGCTGTGCTGCGCTACGTGCCGTCGGCTTTCGGCGTCTGCCTCGCCCTCGCCGCGGTCGTCCTGGTGACCCTCGGCGAACTCATCCAGAGCCTGATCGTGTCCCCCATCGTCAACGACTGTGCCACCGCGACGAGTCGTGGCCGATACAACTCGCTCTCCCAAATGGCCTTCAGCATCGGCGACGTCGTCACACCCGCCCTCATGACCACGCTTCTCGCCCACGGACCGGCCGCCGCCTGGATCCCGATGGCAGCGCTCGCCGCAGCCAACATGCTCGGCATCGCCCTGCTCGCCGGCCACCTCCCCGCGATGCGGCGACGCGTCAACCACCCGGCCCCCGCCGAAGCCGACGGCCGCGGGTAGACACCGACGGGCGGGAGACGCCGACGGGCGAGGGACGCCGACGGTCGCGTATCGGCCGGGACGTCCTGGTGCAGCGGGGGCGTCGGCCACTTGTCAGTGCCGCCGGTGAGAATGCCGGGCATGATGACACCGCTCCACGCCGACGGCTTCGAGCAGGTCGCGCTCTGCCGCGATGAGGAAACCGGGCTCCGGTCGGTCGTCGTGATCCACGACACGACGCTCGGACCGGCCCTGGGCGGGGTGCGGATGCATGCGTACCCCGACGAAGACGCCGCCGTGGTGGACGGCCTGCGCCTGGCCGAGGCCATGACGCTCAAGGCCGCGGCCGCCGGGCTGGGACTGGGCGGGCGGACGCCGTCGCGGCGCGGCACGGCGCCCGGGTCGTCGCACCGGAGGCGGCGCCGACCGTGGCATGCGATGTGCTGGCGCCCTGCGGGCTGGGCAGCGTCGTGACCGACGAGACGCTGCCGCGGCTGGACTGCCGCATCATCGCCGGTGGCGCCAACAACGTCCTGGCCACGCCCGCTCACGCCGCCATGCTTCAGGCGCGCGGAATTCTCTACGCACCCGATTTCTGTGTGAACGCCGGTGGCCTGATCTTCCTGGAGGAGCAGCTCCTCGGCCACGACAGCGCACGCGCCGAGGCCCGCGTCCGCCAAGTCGGTGTCCGCGTGGCCGAGGGATCGACCGCTCACGGCGTACGGGCGCGACCACCGTGGACGCCGCCACCGAACTCGCCCGGGCGCGACTGCGTCCGTGACGCGCCGCGCGGACGGGCCCGGCGGCCGCCAATGGCTAGAAGCGCGGCATTCCGGAGGGCGGTTCCGGGATCGCCCGCCTGGCCGTCACCGCCTCGATGAACTCCCCTGGCGGGAGGTAGCCGTGGGCGGTGACGTAGTGGAGGACGAGATTGGGTGCGATGAGCCATCGGCCGTCGCGGGCCAGGAGTCTGATCTCGGCGCTGCCGAGGGCCACCTCGGTGCCGTCCACGTTCGCCACGACGGGGTAGGGCGGCATTCCCTCCGGGTGCGGGAGGGTGCAGCTCTGCCAACCCCGCATACGGTTGCTGGAGTTGTCCCGGCAGAGGACCGCGAGCGCGTGGACGAACTCCGTCGGCGCCTCACCGCGGGGAAACTCCTCCTGCCGCTCCAGCCATCCGACATTGATCGCCTGGACGCCCTGGGGCACCCCGATGCCGGGGGTGTAGGCGTAAGGGGAGCCGTCCTCGTACCGCACCGCGTGTTCCTCCCGTACTCGTGGGGCATCGCTGATCGCCGCTGCCCCGGCGACCGTACGGTGTGGCGCGCTCAGAACACCGAGCGGGTCACCGGGCCAGCCGCCCGAGCAGCGAGGAGGCCGCGGTGATACCGGCCGCCGCGGCCAGCACCAGGACGGCGTAGTCGAGTGCGAGGTGGTGCGGGGTGCCCAGCAGCAGTCCACGCAACGCGTCGACCTGGTAGCTCAGCGGATTGGCCTTGCTGACGGCCTGGAGCCAGCCGGGCATCAGCGCCACCGGGTACAGCGCGCTGGAGCCGAAGAACAGGGGCATGGTGATGGCCTGTCCGATGCCCATGAGCCGGTCGCGGGTCAGCACGATCCCCGCGATGGTCATGGACAGGCAGGAGAAGAAGGCCGAGCCGAGGACCACTGCGACGGCCACCCCGAGGAGCCGCAGCGGATTCCAGGTCAGCGCCACCCCGAGTGCGGCCGCGATGGCGATCACCACGACCGCCTGGATCAGCGCCTTGACCCCGGAGGCGAATGCCTTGCCGGTGATGAGGGCGGCTCGCGGGGTCGGGGTGACCAGCAGTTTGGTGAGGATCCCGGCGTCCCGCTCCCAGATGATCTGGATCCCGTAGAAGATGGCGATGAACATCGCGGACTGGGCGATGATGCCGGGCGCGAGATAGTCGATGTACGGCGTGCCGCCGGTCGGTATGGCCTTGAGCCGGGTGAAGGTCTCACCGAAGATCAGCAGCCATAGGGCGGGCTGGACCGCCCGGGTGTACAGCTCGGTGCGGTCGTGCCGCAGCTTCTGCAGCTCGACCACGCACATCGCGACGACCCGCGCGGGCAGCATCCGCCAGCCGGTGCGGGCGCGCGGCGGGGTCAGCAGGGGATCGGGGCGGCCGTCCGGCCCGGTCCCGGCGTCGTCAGCCGACCCGGGACGCGGTGCGGCGGGTGCTTCGGACATCGCGGAAGTCTCCTCCCTGCTCGTCGAGGCCGCTGCCGGCGACGTCGCGGAAGACGTCCTCCAGGGTCGGCTTGGGATCGGCCTCGCCCTCCGCCCGGCGGCGGTCGGCCAGCTCGGAGCGGAGTTCGTGGGGCGTTCCGAGGGCGTGGATCCGGCCGCGGTGCATCAGCGCGACCCGGTCGCAGTACTGATCGGCCTCGTCCATGTAGTGCGTGGTGACCAGCACGGTCATCCCGGTGGCCGCCCGTACCGCGTTGATGTGCTCCCACACGCTGGTCCGGGCGATCGGGTCCAGGCCGATCGTCGGCTCGTCCAGCATCAGCAGCCGGGGCGCGCTGACCAGCGCCTGGGCCAGTTCGAGGCGGCGGATCATGCCGCCGGAGTACGTCTTGGCGAGCCGGTCGGCCGCCGCGGTGAGGTCGACCGCCTCCAGCACCCGCGCCACGCGGTCGGCCCGCTCCCGCCGGGTGATGTCGAAGACGCGGGCGAACAGCTCCACGTTCTCCCGGCCGGTGAGCCCGGCGTCGGCGGACAGCTGCTGCGGTACGTAGCCCAGCAGCCTGCGGACCGCCATCCGCTCCTTCGCCGCGTCGTGCCCGAACACCCGCACCATGCCGCCGGGGACCGGCAGCAGTGTGGTGATGCAGCGGATCGCGGTGGTCTTGCCCGCTCCGTTGGGTCCGAGCAGGCCGAAGACCTCGCCCGCCCGGACCGTCAGCTCCAGGTCGTCGACCGCCTTGGTCTCCCCGAACGCGTATCGCAGGCCGTCGCAGGCGAGCGCGACGGAAGCGGTGCTCTCCGGGATGCCGGTCATATCCCTTCCACCTCCTCATGAAGGTTCTCGGCCAGTTTGCGCAGCGCCGGAACGGCCGCGGCCAGCGCCGCCCGGTCGCTCTCGGACAGCTTCGCCACCTGCTCACGGACCAGCTCACCGCGCCGTGCCTGCCACTCCCGCAGCCGGGCCCCGGCGGCGGGGGTGGCCGTCAGCCGGGCGGAGCGCCGGTCCTCGGGGTCGGTCTCGCGGTGCAGATAGCCCCCCTTCACCAGCTGGTTGACCAGGGTGGAGACCGAGTTGCCCGCGAGGTAGAGCTCCTTGGCCGCGGCCGACACCCGGATCCCGGGGTGGGCCATGACCAGCCGCAACAGCTCCACCTGGGCACCGCGCAGCCGCGGCTCCGTCATCCCGGCGCGCAGCCGCCGCCGGATCAGCCGCTGGACGCCGCCCAGTACGTCGGCGAACGAGTCGGGGAACTCCTCTGTGGCCATGTCTCCAACTTTACCTCTCAGTGAGAGGTAATTTTCAAGCAGCCGGACCAGCCGAGGTCCGGCAGATCACCTCACAAGAACCACACAAGGCCATCCCCTACCGTCCCGTGCCCACGGAAGCAAAGATCGTCCAGGGAACAGAGGGACCGATATGAGCGAGACACGTCGGCACGGGATAGGCCGACGCCACTTCCTGTACGGCGCGGCCGCGGTGGCTGCCGGTGTCATGGGCACCGGATGCACCCCCGACGACGCGCAGGGGGCAAGCGGCTCGGATGGCGAGCCGGTCATCGCCATCGACGCCCAGCGGCGATCGTTCGAGGTGAGTCCGTACATGACCGGGGTGAACGGGGCCAAGTGGTACGACGACGCCTACGGAATGTGGGACTCGGAGCACAACCGTCCCGCCCCGGGCATCGTCGGAAAGATCAAGCAGTCCGGGATCGGGATGATCCGCTATCCCGGCGGCACCTCCTCCAACCTCTTCAACTGGAAGGGCGCCATAGGTCCGCTAGAGGACCGGACCCGCCAGGTCGAGGGAAAGCAGGGCGCCACCGTCGACAGCCGGTTCGGGCCGGACGAGTACATGGCCTTCATCCGGCAGGTCGGCGCCGCGCCGGAGATCATGGCGCCGTTCGCCAACTCGACCCCGGAGGAGATCGCCGACTGGGTGGCGTACATGAACGCCCCGCAAGGGACCAAGTGGGGAGACCTGCGAGCGCGGAACGGCCACCCCGAGCCCTACGGCGTGCGCTACTGGGAAATCGGCAACGAGTTGTTCGGCAAGCACCAGCGCTACTGGATGAGCGCGGACGACGACAAGGCCATGCGACAGTACGCCTTCGGCGGCACCCAGCGGCAAAAGCGCCAGCGCGTGGGCACACCCACCGACCACCGACCCTCCGCCTCGGTCAGCGACGGCCGGCCGAACCAGACCTTCACCGTCCGGTACCCACCCGTCGTCCCCAAAAGCCAGACCATCCGCGTCGGTGACACCACATGGCGCGAGGTCGCCAACCTCACCTCAGCGGGGGCCGACGACCGCGTCTACGCCTTCGACCCGCGCAGCGGCACGATCCACTTCGGCGACGGCCGCCACGGAGAGGTCCCCCGGAAGGGGGCGAAGATCACCGCCGACTACGACTCCGGTCCGCACGCCGGATTCGTCGACTACTACACCAAGATGAAAGCCGTTGACCCCTCGATCGACGTGCTCGCCGTCTGGGCGCCCATCGAGGCCGGGAAACTCGCGGGCGGTACGAGCTTCCCCGAACTCCTCGCCCAGCACGGCCACGCCGACAAGTACGACGGCATGGCGATCCACCCCTACACCAACTTCTCGCGGGACCTCAAAACCACCAGCTTCCCGGACAAACGGTCCGGACACGACTACCAGATGCTCGGGGACGCGGCCGCCGCCAAGATGGTCTCCGACCTCACCACGCAGATACACGAACACGGCAAGGAAGAGGCTTACGTCGCCGTGTCCGAGTGCGGCGCCCTCTTCTTCGGAGGAGAACGCGACTCCGGCGCCTATCCCCAGTTCTCCTTCGCCATGTCGCACGCGCTCTACATGGCGTCCCAGTGGGCCCGGTTCGCCGACCTCGGCGTCCGCTGGACCGCAAGCAACGACCTGATCGGCGAGAAGCCGGGCCTGTCACGCACACTCTTCGGCGGCGCCCCCAGCTTCGTGCGCACCCCCGACGCGATCGTGCGCGAGCAGCTGAGCGGGTTCTTCCACGGCGGTGGACACGTCGTGGACAGCGAAGTGAAGAGCAACGCCGAGGTCTCCACCCGGGAGACACCGCTGGGCTCCTCCTACGAAGCGCTGGTCACCACGGCCGCCGTCGACAAGGACGGAGCCCTCGGCGTCCTCGTCGTCAACCGCTCACCGGACAAGGACCTCAAGTCCCGGGTCGATCTGGGGAGTTTCCGGCATGCCGGTACGGTCGACGTGTCCGTGGTGGCGGGCACGGCCTACGACGACTTCAACAACGCCGAACACCCCGACGCCGTCACGATCAAAAAGTCCCACGCCACGGCGAAGGGCGACTCCCTGAACTGGACCTTCGCGGCACACTCGGTCACGCTCCTGCGCTTCCCACCGCCCACTTCCCACTAGCCGTCCGCCCCCTCCGCCGGAGGCCTGGAGGCGGGGCCCGCCTCCAGCAGACTCGAGCAGACTCCAGCTGAGGGGGCGGACCCCGTCGGGGCGGCTTCGGTTCAGCGGCGCAGCAGGCTCGCGGTGAGCCCGTCGGCCACGAGCTGGAATCCCAGCACCAGCAGGGTGACGGCGGCCATCGGACCGATCGCGTACCAAGGGTTCTGCGCGAGGAAGTTCATGCTTCCTTGCAGGAGCGAGCCCAGGGAGGGGGCCGGTGGCCGGATGCCGAGGCCGACGTAACTCATGCCGCCCTCGATGAAGACGGCGGTCGACATGGACAGGGCGAACTGGACGATCAGCGGGTCGAGGCCGTTGGGCAGGATGTGGCGCACCAGTATCCGCACCCGGCCCGAGCCGATGGCCGTGGCCGCGACGACGTAGTCGCGCTGTCGTTCGCCGACGACCGACGACCGGATGAGCCGTCCGAACAACGGCACGTTGACCAGTGCGATGGTCACCATGACCGCGGTGCCCCCGGAGCCGATGATCATGGCGACGGTGACGCCCGCGATGAGCGCGGTGAACGACAGCATCACGTCGAACAGCCTCTGTACGACGGTGTCGAGCCACCGGGCCAGTCCGCTCGCGAGACCGATGAGGATTCCGGCGATCGCACCGATCGGGACGGCGATGACGGTGGCGAACACGTCCTGGCGCAGCCCGTACAGCACCCGGGAGAACAGGTCGCGGCCGTACTCGTCGGTGCCGAGTGGATGCGCGGCCGACGGATGGGCGAGGGCGAGCGGTCCCTGTTGCGTCGGCGAGGCGGGTGCCAGCAGCGGGGCCAGCACACCGGCCAGGACGAGCACCACGACGAGCCCGAGGCCCATGCTCAGCACCGGCCGGCGCAGCAGCCGCGACCAGCCCCCGCCACGGACGGCGGTGGTGGTGACCGTCGGCGGTGTCCCGGTGGTGGCGGTGGTGGCGGTCATGCTCACTCCATCCTGAGTCGGGGGTCGACGGCCGCGTGCAGCAGATCGGTCACGGTCTGCAGGACGACGAACACCGTGACCGTGACGAGCAGCAGATTCTGGACGACGAAGTAGTCGCTGCTCTTG encodes the following:
- a CDS encoding MarR family winged helix-turn-helix transcriptional regulator — translated: MATEEFPDSFADVLGGVQRLIRRRLRAGMTEPRLRGAQVELLRLVMAHPGIRVSAAAKELYLAGNSVSTLVNQLVKGGYLHRETDPEDRRSARLTATPAAGARLREWQARRGELVREQVAKLSESDRAALAAAVPALRKLAENLHEEVEGI
- a CDS encoding alpha-L-arabinofuranosidase C-terminal domain-containing protein encodes the protein MSETRRHGIGRRHFLYGAAAVAAGVMGTGCTPDDAQGASGSDGEPVIAIDAQRRSFEVSPYMTGVNGAKWYDDAYGMWDSEHNRPAPGIVGKIKQSGIGMIRYPGGTSSNLFNWKGAIGPLEDRTRQVEGKQGATVDSRFGPDEYMAFIRQVGAAPEIMAPFANSTPEEIADWVAYMNAPQGTKWGDLRARNGHPEPYGVRYWEIGNELFGKHQRYWMSADDDKAMRQYAFGGTQRQKRQRVGTPTDHRPSASVSDGRPNQTFTVRYPPVVPKSQTIRVGDTTWREVANLTSAGADDRVYAFDPRSGTIHFGDGRHGEVPRKGAKITADYDSGPHAGFVDYYTKMKAVDPSIDVLAVWAPIEAGKLAGGTSFPELLAQHGHADKYDGMAIHPYTNFSRDLKTTSFPDKRSGHDYQMLGDAAAAKMVSDLTTQIHEHGKEEAYVAVSECGALFFGGERDSGAYPQFSFAMSHALYMASQWARFADLGVRWTASNDLIGEKPGLSRTLFGGAPSFVRTPDAIVREQLSGFFHGGGHVVDSEVKSNAEVSTRETPLGSSYEALVTTAAVDKDGALGVLVVNRSPDKDLKSRVDLGSFRHAGTVDVSVVAGTAYDDFNNAEHPDAVTIKKSHATAKGDSLNWTFAAHSVTLLRFPPPTSH
- a CDS encoding ABC transporter permease, which produces MTATTATTGTPPTVTTTAVRGGGWSRLLRRPVLSMGLGLVVVLVLAGVLAPLLAPASPTQQGPLALAHPSAAHPLGTDEYGRDLFSRVLYGLRQDVFATVIAVPIGAIAGILIGLASGLARWLDTVVQRLFDVMLSFTALIAGVTVAMIIGSGGTAVMVTIALVNVPLFGRLIRSSVVGERQRDYVVAATAIGSGRVRILVRHILPNGLDPLIVQFALSMSTAVFIEGGMSYVGLGIRPPAPSLGSLLQGSMNFLAQNPWYAIGPMAAVTLLVLGFQLVADGLTASLLRR